Sequence from the Sphingobacteriaceae bacterium GW460-11-11-14-LB5 genome:
TTCAAAACTTCCAATGAAAATCTGTTGCCTATGGCAAAGGCAGCTGGGGTACAGCATCATATTGCCTTATCTGTAGTGGGCACCCAAAAACTCCAGGCCAGCGGTTATTTTCGTGCCAAACAAGTGCAGGAAGACTTGATCAAAGCATCAGGCATCCCCTATACCCTTGTTCATGCTACCCAGTTTTTTGAATTTGCAGGAGGCATTGTTCAAATGAGCATCACTGATGGAAAAGTAATCCTACCTGCAGCCAACATTCAACCTATTGCCAGTAAAGATGTAGCTGCTTTTATGGCCAAAATAGCTTTGGAAAAGCCCGCTAACCAAATTCTTGAAATTGGCGGACCTGAAAAATATGATATGGCCATCTGGATAAGGCAATACTTGCAGGCCACTCACCAAAATGATGAGGTAACATCTGATGTTGAGGCGCCATATTCGGGGGCATTGTTAACTGCCGACACGTTAGTGCCCGAAGCGGCTGTTTTTCTTGGTGAAACCCATTACACTGATTGGATTGCGATTACTAAAAATCAGCGATAAAAAAAAGCCCGATACCATGTACCGGGCTTTTGTATTGGAGGGTGTTTTAGATGATCTCCTTTAAGATTCTATCTTGAGGAGACCTAAACAACCTTAGTATGATGATTGCTCGGGACTAGCCTGAGCAGCTGATACAGCCTTCTTCCATTGAACAAACTGGTCCGTCAACGATTTCTTCAGCAACCTGGTCTTGTGTCATTTCAGCTGGGATAACCGCTTCAATGGCTTTACCACCCTGGTTCTCTACCGTAAATTTAACGGCTTGAGAAGCTGCCTGAGTACGCAAGTAATACATACCGGTTTTTAAACCTTTCTCCCATGCGTAGAAGTGCATTGAAGTTAATTTTGAAGTATTTGGTGCGTTTACGAACAAGTTTAATGATTGCGATTGGCAGATATAGGCACCACGATCGGCCGCCATATCGATGATGTTACGCATCTTGATCTCCCAAACGGTTTTATACAATTCTTTAATGTAATCTGGAATTGAATCTATCGCCTGGATTGAACCGTTAGCCAATATGATCTGGTTTTTCATATCGTTATTCCATAAACCTAAGGCCACTAAATCTTTCAATAAGTGTTTGTTTACCACTACAAACTCTCCACTTAATACACGGCGGGTGTAAATGTTAGAAGTATATGGTTCGAAACATTCGTTGTTACCTAAAATCTGAGAAGTAGATGCAGTTGGCATTGGTGCAACCAATAAAGAGTTATACACCCCATCTTTAACTACTTTTTTGCGCAATGCATTCCAGTCCCAACGACCGCTATCTGGTGTAACATTCCATAAATCGAACTGGAATTTACCTTTTGATAGTGGAGAACCTTTAAATGTTTGGTAAGGACCATGTTTCACCGCTAAATCGTGTGAAGCCGTCATCGAAGCAAAATAAATTGTTTCGAAAATATCTTTATTTAAACGTTTAGCCTCATCACTTTCGAAAGGTAAACGCAATAAGATAAAGGCATCAGCCAAACCCTGCACACCTAAACCAACCGGACGGTGACGCATGTTTGAGTTTTCAGCTTCTGGTACCGGGTAATAGTTATGATCGATGATTTTGTTCAGGTTTAAAGTAGCCTGATAAGTTACATCGTATAATTTTTGGTGATCGAAAGCTCCGTTGATTACGAAACGAGGCAATGCCAATGAAGCTAAGTTACAAACTGCAACCTCATCTTTAGAAGTGTACTCAATAATTTCGGTACACAGGTTAGAACTTTTAATGGTACCTAAGTTCTGTTGGTTAGATTTGCTGTTCGCTGCATCTTTAAACAACATATATGGTGTACCGGTTTCGATTTGCGAATCTAAAATAGCAAACCAAAGCTCCTGTGCTTTAATGGTTTTACGGCCACGGCCTTCAGCTTCGTATTTAGTATATAAATCTTCGAATTCCTTGCCGAAACAATCTGCTAAACCTGGCGCTTCGTGCGGGCAGAATAATGTCCAATCGCCATTATCTTTAACACGTTGCATAAACAAATCGTTAATCCAAAGGGCATAGAACAAATCACGTGCACGCATTTCTTCTTTACCGTGGTTTTTACGTAAGTCTAAGAATTCGAAAACATCGGCATGCCACGGCTCTAAATAAATAGCAAAGGCGCCTTTACGTTTACCTCCACCCTGATCTACGTAACGGGCAGTATCGTTAAATACACGTAACATTGGGATAATAC
This genomic interval carries:
- a CDS encoding NmrA family transcriptional regulator codes for the protein MKIVVIGGTGLIGNQIVNQLQNSGHEVIAASPNKGVNTLTGEGLKEVLQGAQVVIDVSNSPSFEDTAVMNFFKTSNENLLPMAKAAGVQHHIALSVVGTQKLQASGYFRAKQVQEDLIKASGIPYTLVHATQFFEFAGGIVQMSITDGKVILPAANIQPIASKDVAAFMAKIALEKPANQILEIGGPEKYDMAIWIRQYLQATHQNDEVTSDVEAPYSGALLTADTLVPEAAVFLGETHYTDWIAITKNQR
- a CDS encoding ribonucleoside-diphosphate reductase subunit alpha, which encodes MFVLKRDGRKEAVQFDKITARIQKLCYSLNSDLVDPIDVAKKVIEGLYDGVTTSELDNLAAETAASLTTKHPDYALLASRIAVSNLHKNTTKSFSGTMKMLYEYFDPKAQKEAPLIADDVYEIIEKNKDILDSSIIYDRDFGFDYFGFKTLEKSYLLKVNGQIVERPQHLFMRVSVGIHKEDIESAIKTYNLMSERWFTHATPTLFNAATPKPQMSSCFLLTMQDDSIEGIYDTLKQTAKISQSAGGIGLSIHNIRATGSYIGGTNGTSNGIIPMLRVFNDTARYVDQGGGKRKGAFAIYLEPWHADVFEFLDLRKNHGKEEMRARDLFYALWINDLFMQRVKDNGDWTLFCPHEAPGLADCFGKEFEDLYTKYEAEGRGRKTIKAQELWFAILDSQIETGTPYMLFKDAANSKSNQQNLGTIKSSNLCTEIIEYTSKDEVAVCNLASLALPRFVINGAFDHQKLYDVTYQATLNLNKIIDHNYYPVPEAENSNMRHRPVGLGVQGLADAFILLRLPFESDEAKRLNKDIFETIYFASMTASHDLAVKHGPYQTFKGSPLSKGKFQFDLWNVTPDSGRWDWNALRKKVVKDGVYNSLLVAPMPTASTSQILGNNECFEPYTSNIYTRRVLSGEFVVVNKHLLKDLVALGLWNNDMKNQIILANGSIQAIDSIPDYIKELYKTVWEIKMRNIIDMAADRGAYICQSQSLNLFVNAPNTSKLTSMHFYAWEKGLKTGMYYLRTQAASQAVKFTVENQGGKAIEAVIPAEMTQDQVAEEIVDGPVCSMEEGCISCSG